The Sandaracinus amylolyticus genomic interval GACGGCTACGAGCTCGCGTCGCGCCTGTCGTACCTGCTCTGGGAGAGCATGCCCGACGCGACGCTGCTCGAGGCCGCGGACCGCGGTGAGCTCGCGTCGACGGAGCAGATCGAGGCGCAGGCGCGCCGCATGCTCGACGACCCGCGCGCCCGCGAGGCGGTCGTGGACTTCCACCGCCAGTGGCTCGACTTCGATCGCATCGAGATCGACGAGCACAAGCGCCGCGTGCCCGAGCTCTACCCGACGTGGAGCGAGACGCTCCGCGAGTCGATCGCGGAGGAGCAGCGCCGCTTCGTCGAGGGCGTGCTGTTCGAAGGCGAGGGGACGCTCTCGGCGCTCTTCAACAGCCGCCGCAGCTACGTGAACCGCTCGCTCGCCGAGCTCTACGGCGTCGACGGTCCCGCCGACGACGCGACGTGGATCGAGACGGAGCTGCCCGAGGGCGAGCGCGCCGGTCTGCTGACGCGCGCGGGCTTCCTCGCGGCGCACGCGCACACCGGTCAGGGCTCGCCGATCCTGCGCGGCATCTTCGTGACCGAGCGCCTGCTCTGCGAGCTGCGCCCCTCGCCGCCGCCCGACGCGAACGTGTCGCCGCCGACGGCGGAGCCGGGTGACGGACCGCGCACGAACCGCGACCTCTTCGAGGAGCGCACGGCTGCGCCGACCTGCCAGGGCTGCCACATGCGCATCGACGGCTTCGGCTTCGGCTTCGAGCACTACGACGCGATCGGCGCGTTCCGCGCGCTCGACAACGGCCTCGAGGTGAACGCCTCGGGCAACGTGATCGGCACCGACGTCGACGGTCCGTACGACGGCGCGATCGAGCTCAGCGAGATCCTCTCGCAGAGCGGGCGCGTGCAGGAGTGCGCGACGCAGCAGTGGGTCCGCTACGCGATGGGCCGCGCGCCCGAGCGCGCCGAGTCGTGCTTCGTCGACCGCCTCGCCGAGGGCTTCACCGAGAGCGGCGGCAACGTCCGCGAGCTGCTCGTGAGCCTCGTGACGAGCCCCGAGTTCCGTACCCGCGGCCTCGCCGCGACGGAATGAGCACCACCTCCAACTTCCCCACGAACAGCAGGAGCTGTCTCGCATGAAGATCGATCGTCGTAAGTTCCTCGCCGCGATGGGCGTCGGTGGTGCCGCGCTCACGATCCCCGGCGCGATCCTCGGACGCGCGAGCAAGGGCCTCGCGCAGGTGTCCGGCAGCGGCGCGCCCAAGCGCGTGCTCTTCTGGATCACGCCCCACGGCACCGTGTGGAACGCGTGGAACATGAACGTGCCGGGCCTCGCGCCGAGCGGGACCTCCGCGGCGCCGCTCTCGGGCCTCGCCGCGTCGTCGTGGCCGCGCATCGCCGCGCCGCTGCAGCCGCACGCGTCGAAGCTCTCGTTCGTCGAGGGCATCGCGCGCACCGCGGCCATCGAGTACGAGCGCGCGCACGACTCGCAGGGCGGCTCGTTCGATCTGAACCGCCACCACTTCGGCGAGGCGCACCTGATGACGTGCGTCGATCCGATGCAGCGCTCGGGCACGACGTGCATCGGCGGCGGCATCTCGATCGACCAGGTGATCGGGCGTGCGACGACCGCCGCGGGCCGCTGGTCGAGCCGCGTGTACGGGTCGCGCCACGGGCACCCGTACTCGTTCGTCGCCGCGGGCCAGGAGAGCGCGCGCGTCGAGGGCGCGCGCCAGGCCTACGACGACATCGTGGGCGCCTACAACCCGCCGAGCGACGGGGGCGGCGACACGCGCGCCGACCTCATCGCGCGGGCGCGCGGGAGCGTGCTCGACTTCGCGGCGCGCGAGCACACGTCGTTCGCGTCGCGTCTTCCCGCGGCCGATCGCCTGAAGCTCCAGCGGCACCAGGAGCTCATCCGCGAGCTCGAGATCTCGTTCGCCGACTCGCCCGAGGACTCGCCGGCGATGTGCTCGCCGACGTGGAGCGATCTCGGTCACGACATGGACCGCTTC includes:
- a CDS encoding DUF1592 domain-containing protein; protein product: MRRSSGNVVLMIAGAMLMGACQGNVGGGPAGPAGSGGAGGGGGGGGGGGGGGSTPTSCTDDALVVGSAPIRRLSNSEYVHTLRDLFPGVEVELPELPPDTLTGGFENDARALGASDVRVARWEEIAFRYGGAVTATPATLAAFLPCAAAASDLESQRACGETLVREFGLRAMRRPPTSEEVSRYVDLFQTQLTEIDFPAAVQLTVMALLQSPAFLYRIEEVAPEGQHVALDGYELASRLSYLLWESMPDATLLEAADRGELASTEQIEAQARRMLDDPRAREAVVDFHRQWLDFDRIEIDEHKRRVPELYPTWSETLRESIAEEQRRFVEGVLFEGEGTLSALFNSRRSYVNRSLAELYGVDGPADDATWIETELPEGERAGLLTRAGFLAAHAHTGQGSPILRGIFVTERLLCELRPSPPPDANVSPPTAEPGDGPRTNRDLFEERTAAPTCQGCHMRIDGFGFGFEHYDAIGAFRALDNGLEVNASGNVIGTDVDGPYDGAIELSEILSQSGRVQECATQQWVRYAMGRAPERAESCFVDRLAEGFTESGGNVRELLVSLVTSPEFRTRGLAATE
- a CDS encoding DUF1552 domain-containing protein; the protein is MKIDRRKFLAAMGVGGAALTIPGAILGRASKGLAQVSGSGAPKRVLFWITPHGTVWNAWNMNVPGLAPSGTSAAPLSGLAASSWPRIAAPLQPHASKLSFVEGIARTAAIEYERAHDSQGGSFDLNRHHFGEAHLMTCVDPMQRSGTTCIGGGISIDQVIGRATTAAGRWSSRVYGSRHGHPYSFVAAGQESARVEGARQAYDDIVGAYNPPSDGGGDTRADLIARARGSVLDFAAREHTSFASRLPAADRLKLQRHQELIRELEISFADSPEDSPAMCSPTWSDLGHDMDRFARVMALGLSCDLTRVMTYVTPDLAPVEIGLPAATDIHQDYAHTSIQGSSTYRAEGERGMIEYNRFYAQRFAYLLEQLDSIPEAGGTMLDHTAVVWMSELGTGNHDLHDLPIVIAGGAGGSFRMGQYIRLARDTRVGAGWGHFVQVGPAQNRLYVSLMRAMGMENESFGIESSPTASGGTVSLRGVIPEIMNG